atttgcaAAAGTCCATCTCAATCAGATGCTACAAAGTTTGGGTCAAGATGAGTCACAGTACTATCTCAACATGCCTGTcctgaaaacgaagaaaaactaaaaacaagTTTAGATTACAGAAGTATTTAGAACAGACTTTCCCTTACATTTGCAGCATATTGTTAGCCTCAACAATGTGTTATTTTTTAATCTCAGGTTTGTCAGTGTCGAATAAATAGCTTGAATATATGTACggtaatattttaaaattataataatgatagagaccGTGAAATATTCTTTAGTCTCCTGAATTAGACCGATTTCAATTATttttgaatcatatatatatgcatacattttctgAGCATCTTTATTGGACATACCCTAAAGCGAAGAAATTTTAAATCATCCACATATACTGCATTCTAAAGGCATAGGGTTCTGTTGCATAATAGAACCTTTAACATTTGGCGAAATATGCTTCTCatggaaaaaaacgaaagcacCTAAATAAAATATTTGCAGTTGCTCATTATGATTTATTTGACACATTCACGCTAATAAATACAATCGTTGCATTGGAAATTTAGATGACAATAGGATGTGTCTTTTCAACCGAAGTGTCGGCGGACGTCCTCATCCGAGTGGAAGGACTCGCGGGACTCGAAGCTGCGGAACTCGAAGGATTCACGGGAGTCGAAGTGACGGGGCCTGACGGGGATAGGTGCGGGCCTCTCGAAGGACTCACGTGAGTCAGGGAAACGTGGTCTGGGAGCTGAGTAGACAGGTCTAGGGGCTGAATAGACGGGTCTGGGAGCTTCTCGGGACTCAGCTGAGTCAtagcgagcctcgccctcgtagctaACGTCAGCTACGTAGCCTGAGTCTCCAtccacgaagtacttgacggtctggaggcggccgtcggggagctgcacgtagtaggatccctgagtgtTGTCGTCATCGCGAGCCTCCTGGTGtccgaagtcgttgccggagtcGTCGTGGTCGACGGCCCACTGGAAGTCGTACTTGGCCTCAGTGGACTCGAAGGACTCGAAGGATTCCCTGGATGCTACCTGCATGGGGATGGGATACTGAAGTCACGCACGGGTATATCAACACAACTATtcgttatataaatgtatttattcagcATTCTTGTCTACTGACCTTTTCTGATATactaattatgcatgtatatccatacacataacaCGTGCACACATAAACCATATACCGtattcgtatgcgtgtgtgtacatgcatgcaaaaatcttgtatgtacacatgaatgtatacaatGAATGCAATTAGCCATGTGTTTAAGCACTATTATACTCTACTAGTGAAAGCTATGAGTAAGGCACTTCAGACAGCGAGTAGACTTCGGAGGCTTACCCTGGGGGCGCCGTAGGAGAAGCTCGGCTtgtcggcggcggcgacggcggcgaaaGCCAACACGAGGATGATCTGTTATGGGGAGCAAATATGTGGGTTATATATGTAGTAATTgagtagaaaataaagaaaaatgacatGAATATGCCCATTACTTcacccgattattattattaattttatatatatatatatggtataaaaacccacaatgtgaagcTAGATTaattataccatagtatcaacacggtagtgtgttttctcctttcatatatatatatatatatatatatatatatatatgtattaaggtAAGTGGTGGAAGCACAAAGAGACAAACTGCTTATACATCTTCATTCGCATTTCCTAAGACAAGATCCAGAACCAGAATTAGGAAGGTCACCTTGGTGTTCATGGCGGCTGTATCGTTGGAACAGTGACTCCTCCTAGCTTGCTGGCCATTATATACCGCCGACCAGAATCAGGCCTGGTTTTTGTAATACATGTACTTTTTTTCTATTGAAATTTTCATCATATCCCTAGGGCGGGAATCTTTTGCAATATGCTGTCGTACCAATTATTTATTTAAAAGCGTGTTCATATGTTTTGGCGGATGCTAGTTCTTTGAATCCTACAtgatttttcaatatatatatacagtgtaaacTCGCCTGTGTATGTTTTTCCAATCAATTTCTTTCAGAGTCCACGTACATCTTCATATCaattcaaaataaataatttgCAATAAAGCACCACCTGTGTCAGTTCAATATCCTTCAAACTTTATTTCACGCTGACCTAATTCGATTtcacttattactattgttacacaacaaatagagagaaaataatactTGTTATGGATAACCATTGCACAAGttgattagttttgttattacgaTCATAAAATTGCAACCTACtagtatgttttatttttattctgattaataTAGTATTTGTTTCTCTCTAATCTGCGTCATTtgcttaatatcattaccatcactattattataacgttattatcattattactatgactcttgtttttattatcattattactatgactcttgtttttattatcattattactatgcctcttgttattattatcattattatgattattcgtgTTGTTATCTATCATAATTATGGTTATCTCTATTCTAAAAGACGCCACGACCCACTGAACCACGAAGGCGCAAACCACAGCTGGGAGGGAGTATATCATATTGCTAATTGATTTTATGTGATTTGGTATATCCGGAAAATGATCTGACATCcaaatatgggtatatatgtttaaatgaacatatgtgtgaacgcaagtgtgtttgtatacgtgtgtgtgtatgtccgtacgTGCGCGCACctacgtgtgtgtggtgt
The window above is part of the Penaeus chinensis breed Huanghai No. 1 chromosome 14, ASM1920278v2, whole genome shotgun sequence genome. Proteins encoded here:
- the LOC125032176 gene encoding pro-resilin-like; translation: MNTKIILVLAFAAVAAADKPSFSYGAPRVASRESFESFESTEAKYDFQWAVDHDDSGNDFGHQEARDDDNTQGSYYVQLPDGRLQTVKYFVDGDSGYVADVSYEGEARYDSAESREAPRPVYSAPRPVYSAPRPRFPDSRESFERPAPIPVRPRHFDSRESFEFRSFESRESFHSDEDVRRHFG